A single genomic interval of Actinomycetota bacterium harbors:
- a CDS encoding class I SAM-dependent methyltransferase, which yields MRAGEASETARRVAAHRLTFDRVPVAYGDPAGDERLARDVAGSATVRSAESMVAYLAARTFFFDRAVVAALDRGVTQVVIAAAGYDGRALRYSKPGVRWFEVDHPDTQRDKRERLARLGIDVGAITFVPADFGVDEVGALMVGAGYQTQVPSLLLCEGVAIYLERAVLESLLRHLRQIACSGSRLAISLSVTSSSAAQSVRRKAFRAAVAAMGEPTRTVLSSEDVDALLATTGWQVVPSTNSADTRARRARLAGLLLLQPS from the coding sequence ATGCGGGCGGGTGAGGCTTCGGAGACGGCCCGGCGGGTCGCAGCCCACCGATTGACGTTCGATCGCGTCCCCGTCGCTTACGGTGACCCGGCGGGCGACGAGCGGCTGGCGCGCGACGTCGCCGGCTCCGCGACCGTCCGATCGGCCGAGTCGATGGTCGCCTATCTCGCGGCACGCACGTTTTTCTTCGATCGTGCGGTCGTCGCCGCCCTCGACCGAGGGGTGACGCAGGTGGTGATCGCGGCGGCCGGGTACGACGGACGGGCGCTGCGCTATTCGAAGCCCGGCGTGCGCTGGTTCGAGGTCGATCACCCCGACACCCAGCGCGACAAGCGGGAGCGACTGGCGCGGCTCGGAATCGACGTCGGCGCCATCACGTTCGTGCCGGCCGACTTCGGCGTCGACGAGGTCGGGGCGCTGATGGTCGGCGCCGGGTACCAGACCCAGGTGCCCTCGCTGTTGCTCTGTGAGGGTGTCGCCATCTACCTCGAGCGAGCGGTTCTCGAATCACTGCTACGCCACCTGCGCCAGATCGCGTGTTCTGGGAGCCGGCTCGCAATCAGCCTCTCGGTCACCTCGAGCTCGGCTGCCCAGTCGGTTCGACGGAAGGCGTTCCGGGCCGCCGTCGCGGCCATGGGCGAGCCGACTCGTACCGTGCTGAGCAGCGAGGACGTCGACGCCCTCCTCGCGACGACGGGTTGGCAGGTGGTGCCGTCGACGAACAGCGCGGACACGCGAGCGCGACGCGCCCGCCTCGCGGGCCTTCTCCTTCTCCAGCCGAGCTGA
- a CDS encoding DUF2156 domain-containing protein: MRRLGPTLHDARVRAVAVGSVGVGVVDVRSALTPAGGMTVFAGTAFALLGRGMVHGRHGAHRALVALLAGGSLGWILSRSHPREAVAGAVMVALLLLAPPVFILDAKPERRRLVASWIVAVVLMDVAIGCGALVLLRRVAPGVALHETLARLVGLSGPLAAHGRQGSVPGSVTLLGVISLAGLLVFALAPTADESEPQDAERQRARWLVREHADDSIDGFALRRDKRYVLSRDGAAVIAYRYLFGVGLASGDPVGQASAFDDCLREFLVRCHEHGWRPVVMMAGADCLGLYDRLGMKVLYLGDEVVIDVNTFSLGGGRMRNVRQAVSRSANAGVTTDVVREGDLSPELRRSLADVAARSRGRHRELGFSMALEEPFSAEHPECLLVVCWNRMGEPIAFQRYVPCKGGECVSLDAMRRIPGSPNGVNERMIVEMVRWAGAHGVTELSVNFVGFRRVIAEGASPSAARFVAGRFLRIVNPFKVASLYRFSAKFHPRWVPRYLAYRSRTDLPAIGVAAMTAEGLLPLSRPAAASNQ; encoded by the coding sequence TTGCGTCGGCTCGGGCCCACGCTCCACGACGCGCGCGTGCGTGCAGTCGCGGTCGGGAGCGTCGGGGTGGGCGTCGTCGATGTACGGTCGGCGCTGACACCGGCCGGGGGCATGACGGTTTTCGCCGGAACGGCCTTCGCCCTTCTCGGCCGGGGCATGGTGCACGGCAGGCACGGCGCGCACCGGGCCCTCGTCGCGCTCCTGGCGGGCGGCTCCCTGGGCTGGATCCTCAGTCGCTCGCACCCCCGCGAAGCAGTGGCAGGCGCCGTGATGGTTGCGCTGTTGCTGCTCGCGCCTCCCGTGTTCATCCTCGACGCGAAACCCGAACGTCGGCGGTTGGTCGCGTCGTGGATCGTGGCCGTCGTGCTGATGGACGTCGCGATCGGTTGTGGAGCCCTGGTGCTCCTACGTCGCGTGGCGCCCGGCGTGGCGCTGCACGAGACCCTGGCGCGCCTCGTCGGTCTGTCCGGCCCGCTCGCGGCCCACGGCCGCCAGGGCTCGGTACCGGGCTCGGTCACGCTGCTCGGTGTGATCAGTCTCGCGGGGCTCCTGGTGTTCGCGCTCGCCCCGACCGCCGACGAGAGCGAACCTCAGGATGCCGAGCGGCAGCGGGCGCGATGGTTGGTGCGCGAGCACGCCGACGACAGCATCGATGGCTTCGCGCTCAGGCGCGACAAGCGCTACGTGCTCTCACGAGACGGCGCCGCCGTCATCGCGTACCGCTACCTTTTCGGCGTGGGCCTCGCCTCGGGTGACCCGGTCGGCCAGGCGTCGGCCTTCGACGACTGCCTGCGCGAGTTCCTGGTTCGGTGCCATGAGCACGGCTGGCGTCCGGTCGTGATGATGGCGGGTGCCGACTGCTTGGGCCTCTACGACCGGCTCGGCATGAAGGTGCTGTACCTCGGTGACGAGGTCGTGATCGACGTCAACACCTTCTCGCTCGGCGGAGGACGGATGCGGAACGTGCGCCAGGCCGTGAGCCGGTCGGCGAACGCGGGCGTCACCACGGATGTCGTTCGCGAGGGGGACCTGTCGCCCGAGCTCCGTCGCTCGCTCGCAGACGTCGCGGCGCGGTCGCGGGGCCGTCACCGCGAGTTGGGTTTCTCGATGGCGCTGGAGGAGCCCTTCTCGGCGGAGCATCCCGAGTGCCTTCTCGTGGTCTGCTGGAACCGGATGGGCGAGCCGATCGCGTTCCAGCGCTACGTGCCATGCAAGGGTGGGGAGTGCGTCTCCCTCGACGCCATGCGGCGCATCCCCGGCTCGCCGAACGGAGTCAACGAACGCATGATCGTCGAGATGGTTCGGTGGGCCGGCGCGCACGGGGTCACCGAGCTGTCCGTCAACTTCGTCGGCTTCCGGCGCGTCATCGCGGAGGGCGCTTCGCCTTCGGCCGCCCGATTCGTCGCCGGTCGGTTCCTCAGGATCGTGAACCCGTTCAAGGTCGCTTCTCTCTACCGTTTCAGCGCCAAGTTCCACCCGCGGTGGGTGCCCCGGTACCTGGCCTACCGGTCGCGCACAGATCTGCCCGCCATCGGCGTCGCCGCGATGACCGCCGAAGGGCTGCTTCCGCTCTCGCGGCCCGCCGCGGCCTCGAATCAGTGA
- a CDS encoding FAD-binding protein has protein sequence MPAAQSSSDSGDRFVPTPASSEHPPTVAVFGAGIAGLTAAHELAERGFGVRVYEPTLDPRSLGKPDGLVVRIGGMAATQYPTLRPSPRPDGTESSADAPTGAIGEHGFRFFPAYYLHLWDMLQRIPVYDQRHDVATAKVTPRTVYDNVQRVITQAVTALDGLPSLVLPRETPRSIAELHGVFNEIRQLGFTQSDISTFLGRILRFLVTSPERRAKELEDVSAYEFFVGVDPDTGVQRYRYSPAFARQILNMPKILAGFDSRFGDARTNISTYVQLNMALDRYDSKADGVLNGPTTDAWFDDWYVHLRKLGVDFEAKMLRGFTLEDGVLTAWVASSSPDWLDHDLRLDPREDSDEDPRNQAEPLDPAPDYYVVATDAFRAELATRPLRDGHDYASS, from the coding sequence ATGCCCGCAGCGCAGTCCTCGAGCGACTCCGGCGACCGATTCGTCCCTACACCGGCCAGTAGTGAGCATCCTCCGACCGTTGCGGTGTTCGGCGCTGGAATCGCCGGGCTGACCGCCGCGCACGAGCTCGCGGAGCGAGGGTTCGGGGTGCGGGTCTACGAGCCGACGCTGGATCCACGCAGCTTGGGCAAGCCCGACGGGCTCGTCGTTCGGATCGGCGGCATGGCCGCGACCCAGTACCCGACCCTCCGTCCCTCCCCGAGGCCGGACGGGACGGAAAGCTCGGCCGATGCGCCGACGGGTGCGATCGGCGAACACGGCTTCCGCTTCTTCCCCGCGTACTACCTCCACCTCTGGGACATGCTTCAGCGCATTCCCGTCTACGACCAGCGCCATGACGTCGCGACCGCGAAGGTGACCCCGCGCACGGTGTACGACAACGTGCAACGGGTGATCACGCAGGCGGTGACCGCACTCGATGGCCTGCCCTCGCTCGTGCTTCCCCGCGAGACGCCGCGATCGATTGCCGAGCTCCACGGCGTGTTCAACGAGATCCGCCAACTCGGCTTCACCCAGAGCGACATCTCGACGTTCCTCGGTCGGATCCTGCGGTTCTTGGTGACGTCGCCCGAGCGTCGTGCCAAGGAGCTCGAAGACGTGTCGGCCTACGAGTTCTTCGTCGGGGTCGACCCGGACACGGGTGTCCAGCGCTACCGCTACAGCCCCGCGTTCGCGCGACAGATCCTCAATATGCCCAAGATCCTCGCCGGCTTCGACTCCCGCTTCGGCGATGCCCGGACCAACATCAGCACCTACGTCCAGCTCAACATGGCACTCGACCGCTACGACAGCAAGGCCGACGGCGTGCTCAACGGGCCGACCACCGACGCATGGTTCGACGACTGGTACGTGCACCTGAGGAAGCTCGGCGTCGACTTCGAGGCGAAGATGCTCCGGGGCTTCACACTCGAGGACGGGGTCCTCACTGCCTGGGTGGCTTCCAGCTCCCCCGACTGGCTCGATCACGATCTGAGGCTCGACCCGCGGGAAGACTCCGACGAGGACCCTCGGAATCAGGCTGAACCGCTTGATCCCGCGCCCGATTACTACGTCGTGGCGACCGACGCGTTCCGGGCGGAGCTCGCGACCCGACCCCTCCGCGACGGTCATGACTACGCGAGCTCGTGA
- a CDS encoding EAL domain-containing protein gives MSRGMAIRPFAARGRRTVVAILATFALFSATSVGMSIGATQRSQHRAAVVQVAARQRTLAERYVQEVLLTRAGIQSDPEYLASLLRESARSLLDGGTAPAVNGDDDEIVVEPARGSVVRAQLSQERRLVADLTATGSALLARRPVEAVSQTAHENVTVTDPVSRLRVLAALTSNVSLNAARTIAVRTDRNVGDLIKLQVALGIAGVFVSVLLGWGLIAATRRQTAHFRSLVTSSTDLVLVFRQGECRYASRSVTAMVGQPERRVLGPGFMRSVHPDDRALVEAASVGGEPGEIEFLVEDRFGEWRHLEAHVTDLRADRQLRGVVFNARDITERVRLEQELSHQAFHDGLTGLANRALFHDRLDQALARSERSHDALAVLIVDLDRFKQVNDSLGHGSGDGLLQQLAQRFSEVIRPSDTLARLGGDEFALLLDGAGQVIALEIAHRLLERLRDPVSVATRELVLDASVGIAVHAGGPGASEELVRRADVAMYAAKRSGGGHCEVFRADMTHEQGDLLELENELRRGLQLGEFAVHYQPEVDLATHAIVGVEALVRWNSPTRGVVMPDQFIPVAETTGLIMPLGELVLRQACVQAAQWRHLDLLPDLFVVWVNLSGKQLSTGGISVLVRRTLEAAGLPAKHLGLEVTETAIIVEGPAGTRTRAELDELHALGVRIAIDDFGTGFSSLKQLRRFPIDVIKVDQSFIQGMEHDAKSATITANVASLAHALGMVAVAEGIESSSQLESARDLGCDLAQGYFFARPAPADEVTRLLVTHRDEPGAIESGAVVTGARHMSQQVT, from the coding sequence ATGTCGCGGGGGATGGCAATCCGACCGTTTGCGGCGCGCGGCCGGCGCACGGTCGTCGCGATACTCGCGACGTTCGCCTTGTTCTCGGCGACGAGCGTCGGGATGTCGATCGGCGCAACCCAGCGTTCCCAACATCGAGCGGCGGTCGTACAGGTGGCCGCCAGACAGCGGACGCTCGCGGAGCGCTACGTGCAGGAGGTGCTCCTCACGCGCGCCGGCATCCAGTCCGATCCTGAGTATCTGGCGTCGTTGCTGCGCGAGAGCGCGCGCTCGCTGCTGGACGGAGGAACCGCACCGGCGGTCAACGGAGACGACGACGAGATCGTCGTCGAGCCGGCCCGCGGATCGGTGGTTCGTGCCCAGCTGTCGCAGGAGCGCCGGCTCGTCGCCGATCTGACCGCGACCGGAAGCGCCTTGCTCGCTCGACGTCCGGTCGAGGCGGTATCCCAGACGGCGCACGAGAACGTCACGGTCACGGATCCGGTCAGCCGGTTGCGCGTGCTCGCCGCTCTTACGTCGAACGTGTCGTTGAACGCGGCCCGGACCATCGCCGTCCGTACGGACCGGAATGTCGGCGACCTGATCAAGCTCCAGGTCGCCCTGGGCATCGCGGGAGTCTTCGTCTCCGTGCTTCTCGGGTGGGGCCTGATCGCGGCAACGCGGCGGCAGACAGCCCACTTCCGGAGCCTCGTCACGTCGTCCACCGACCTCGTGCTCGTTTTCCGCCAGGGCGAATGCCGTTATGCGAGCCGGTCGGTCACGGCTATGGTCGGCCAACCCGAGAGGCGTGTGCTCGGTCCCGGGTTCATGCGCTCCGTGCACCCCGACGATCGGGCGCTGGTGGAAGCCGCATCGGTCGGTGGGGAACCGGGTGAGATCGAGTTCCTGGTCGAGGACCGATTCGGGGAATGGCGGCACCTCGAGGCCCATGTCACCGACCTGCGCGCCGACCGGCAGCTCCGCGGTGTCGTGTTCAACGCGCGCGACATCACCGAGCGGGTTCGACTCGAGCAGGAGTTGAGCCACCAGGCGTTTCACGACGGTCTGACAGGACTTGCCAACCGCGCGCTGTTTCACGACCGGCTCGACCAGGCGCTCGCCCGATCCGAGCGATCGCACGACGCGCTGGCGGTGCTAATCGTCGATCTCGACCGGTTCAAGCAGGTCAACGACAGCCTCGGTCACGGAAGCGGTGACGGCCTGCTCCAGCAGCTCGCGCAGCGGTTCAGCGAGGTCATACGACCCAGCGACACTCTCGCGCGTCTGGGCGGGGACGAGTTCGCGCTGCTGCTCGACGGCGCCGGCCAGGTGATAGCCCTCGAGATCGCCCATCGGTTGCTCGAACGGCTTCGCGATCCGGTCTCCGTCGCGACGCGCGAGCTCGTGCTCGACGCCAGCGTCGGCATCGCCGTGCATGCCGGCGGACCCGGCGCCAGCGAGGAGCTCGTGCGGCGCGCCGATGTCGCGATGTACGCCGCAAAGCGAAGTGGCGGCGGCCACTGTGAGGTGTTCCGTGCTGACATGACACACGAGCAGGGTGATCTGCTGGAGCTCGAGAACGAGCTGCGGCGCGGGCTGCAGCTGGGCGAGTTCGCGGTTCACTATCAGCCGGAGGTCGATCTCGCCACGCACGCGATCGTGGGCGTCGAGGCACTCGTCCGCTGGAACTCGCCGACGCGAGGCGTCGTCATGCCCGATCAGTTCATCCCCGTCGCCGAGACGACCGGGCTGATCATGCCGCTCGGTGAGCTCGTGCTGCGGCAGGCGTGCGTGCAGGCTGCGCAATGGCGTCATCTCGACCTCCTCCCTGATCTCTTCGTCGTCTGGGTGAACCTGTCGGGCAAGCAGCTCTCGACGGGCGGTATCAGCGTGCTTGTTCGACGCACCCTGGAGGCCGCCGGCCTACCCGCGAAGCACCTCGGCCTGGAGGTGACCGAGACGGCCATCATCGTCGAAGGGCCGGCCGGCACACGCACACGCGCCGAGCTGGACGAGCTGCACGCGCTCGGTGTTCGCATCGCCATCGACGACTTCGGGACCGGCTTCTCGTCGCTGAAGCAGCTGCGCCGCTTCCCGATCGACGTGATCAAGGTCGACCAGTCGTTCATCCAGGGCATGGAGCACGACGCGAAGAGCGCGACGATCACCGCCAACGTGGCCAGCCTCGCCCACGCGCTGGGCATGGTGGCCGTCGCCGAAGGCATCGAGAGCTCGAGCCAGCTCGAGTCGGCACGCGACCTCGGATGCGACCTCGCGCAGGGCTACTTCTTCGCCCGCCCCGCGCCGGCCGACGAGGTCACCCGCTTGCTCGTGACCCATCGGGACGAGCCGGGCGCCATCGAGTCGGGTGCGGTCGTCACCGGCGCCCGGCACATGTCGCAGCAGGTGACCTGA
- a CDS encoding FtsX-like permease family protein translates to MSMRLRVELRARWRAWGVIAMLIGVAGGAVLTTAAGARRTDTAYGRYLRYARASDVVISPAQTGLPRLYGAVAELPQVAAIAPAVGVDAFAPEHRRAHVQLLGSTDGRLGTAIERPKLTEGRVPRSDRADEAVADRGLASTLDLHAGSRLRIVAAPSSATGFDRALARTFTFRIVGVGVFRDNVVPVNALASQPTLFVTPALLRQLDSRYNAYDGGFVRLRPGASRIVFAQRADALARGFPETGTPLFVADEHEQAAKVEHAIRPQAAALLIFSVLAAVTALIVIGQILSRQLFVAATENPTLRALGMDRKQLVALGLAEVGVVTAAGTLLAVAVAALASPLMPIGPARVAEPHPGFSANWAVLGLGAIAVVVVVYARVAWPVWRLASAPAGAQGALEAAGADRPSRVLEAATRAGAPVGAAMGVRFALEPGRGRTAVPVRSALAGTILAIVAVAAAFTFGTNLVRFVDTPRLYGQTWDLAVDTQFGQLPPRETEAFLRSQRAVAGWTFGDHGDVTIAGHDVPTIGLAAGRGTEMWPVLLAGRPAARPGEIVLGTKTLQAVHRKVGETIAVTPQGESAARPMRIVGRAVFPFFGRGSFTPAGLGEGAAIQDPAPDPGGFNFVLVRITTGVDHTTAVAAFRRALARAGICPQDQACGVNVAQRPVDVLNYSRIQATPLALATVLALLAMATVAHLLLTSIRRRRRDLAVLKALGFVRSQVFAAVAWQATTLVGLALLVGLPLGVAAGRWTWQVFAGRLGAASDARVPVLAALVAVPVAIAIANAVAVAPGLVAGRLRPATVLRDE, encoded by the coding sequence GTGAGCATGCGCCTTCGGGTGGAGCTGCGCGCCCGGTGGCGGGCCTGGGGCGTGATCGCCATGCTCATCGGCGTCGCCGGCGGCGCCGTGCTCACCACTGCAGCCGGCGCCCGTCGCACCGACACGGCCTACGGCCGTTATCTCCGCTACGCGAGGGCCTCCGACGTCGTCATCTCGCCCGCCCAAACCGGGCTGCCCCGTCTCTATGGCGCGGTGGCAGAGCTGCCCCAGGTCGCGGCCATCGCGCCTGCCGTGGGGGTCGACGCGTTCGCGCCAGAGCACCGGCGAGCGCACGTCCAGCTGCTCGGCAGCACCGATGGGCGCCTGGGCACGGCGATCGAGCGTCCCAAGCTCACCGAGGGGCGAGTGCCTCGGTCCGACCGGGCCGACGAGGCCGTCGCGGACCGCGGCCTCGCTTCTACGCTCGACCTGCACGCAGGGAGTCGGCTCCGCATCGTGGCCGCGCCTTCCTCGGCCACCGGCTTCGACCGCGCGCTCGCGCGGACGTTCACGTTCAGGATCGTCGGCGTCGGGGTGTTCCGCGACAACGTCGTGCCTGTGAACGCGCTTGCATCCCAGCCCACGCTCTTCGTCACCCCCGCGCTGTTGCGCCAGCTCGATTCCCGCTACAACGCGTACGACGGCGGCTTCGTCCGCCTGCGGCCGGGAGCCTCGAGGATCGTGTTCGCGCAGCGGGCGGACGCCCTGGCCCGCGGGTTTCCCGAAACCGGTACGCCGTTGTTCGTCGCGGACGAGCACGAGCAGGCGGCGAAGGTCGAGCACGCCATCCGGCCCCAGGCGGCAGCCCTCCTCATCTTCTCCGTGCTGGCGGCGGTGACGGCCCTTATCGTGATCGGCCAGATCCTGTCCCGACAGCTGTTCGTGGCCGCCACCGAGAATCCCACCCTGCGGGCGCTCGGCATGGACCGCAAGCAGCTCGTCGCTCTCGGGCTGGCCGAGGTGGGGGTCGTGACCGCGGCGGGGACGCTGCTGGCCGTCGCGGTGGCCGCCCTGGCCTCACCCTTGATGCCCATCGGCCCCGCCCGCGTCGCCGAGCCCCATCCAGGGTTCAGCGCGAACTGGGCCGTCCTCGGCCTCGGCGCCATCGCGGTGGTCGTCGTGGTGTACGCCCGGGTCGCCTGGCCGGTATGGCGGCTGGCGTCGGCACCCGCCGGCGCGCAGGGAGCTCTCGAGGCCGCCGGCGCCGATCGTCCCTCGCGCGTGCTCGAGGCGGCAACGCGCGCGGGCGCTCCTGTCGGCGCCGCGATGGGGGTGCGCTTCGCGCTGGAACCGGGCCGCGGCCGCACAGCCGTGCCCGTGCGCAGCGCCCTTGCCGGCACCATCCTCGCCATCGTCGCGGTGGCCGCCGCCTTCACGTTCGGCACGAACCTGGTCCGCTTCGTCGACACGCCGCGGCTCTACGGCCAGACGTGGGACCTCGCGGTCGACACCCAGTTCGGTCAGCTCCCACCACGCGAGACCGAGGCCTTCCTCCGAAGCCAGCGAGCCGTCGCGGGGTGGACGTTCGGCGATCATGGCGACGTCACGATCGCCGGCCACGACGTGCCCACGATCGGGTTGGCTGCGGGACGCGGAACCGAGATGTGGCCGGTGTTGCTCGCCGGTAGGCCCGCGGCGCGACCGGGTGAGATCGTGCTCGGCACCAAGACCCTGCAGGCCGTCCATCGCAAGGTCGGCGAGACGATCGCCGTCACCCCACAGGGAGAGAGCGCGGCCCGGCCGATGCGCATCGTCGGGCGAGCAGTCTTCCCGTTCTTCGGCCGTGGCAGCTTCACCCCGGCGGGGCTGGGCGAGGGGGCCGCGATCCAAGACCCGGCGCCGGACCCGGGTGGCTTCAACTTCGTGCTCGTCCGGATCACGACGGGAGTCGATCACACCACGGCGGTTGCCGCGTTCCGGCGCGCCCTCGCCCGCGCCGGCATCTGCCCGCAGGACCAGGCGTGCGGCGTGAACGTCGCGCAGCGTCCCGTCGACGTCCTCAACTACTCGCGCATCCAGGCGACACCTCTCGCCCTGGCCACGGTGCTGGCGCTGCTGGCGATGGCCACGGTCGCCCATCTGCTCCTGACCTCGATTCGCCGCCGCCGGCGCGACCTCGCAGTGCTCAAGGCGCTCGGCTTCGTGCGGAGCCAGGTGTTCGCGGCCGTGGCGTGGCAGGCCACCACCCTGGTCGGCCTGGCGCTCCTCGTCGGGCTTCCTCTCGGTGTGGCGGCCGGGCGCTGGACGTGGCAGGTGTTCGCGGGCCGCCTCGGCGCGGCATCCGATGCGCGCGTTCCCGTCCTCGCCGCGCTCGTGGCTGTGCCCGTGGCCATCGCGATCGCCAACGCGGTGGCGGTCGCGCCTGGCCTCGTCGCCGGTCGCCTGCGGCCCGCGACCGTGCTGCGTGATGAGTGA
- a CDS encoding polyprenyl synthetase family protein, whose product MADCRRLVTEEICRLFDHRSEHRDVLYRLILDYPLRDGKALRPTLAIATCRALGGDVEAVLPTAATLELYHNAFLVHDDVEDDSMMRRGRPTLHVEHGVPIAVNVGDAMFCLSLKPLLDNVEVVGLGPALRILETVAHMTQESVEGQAIELDWIRHNRWELEDADYVDMVVQKTGWYSFIVPMQVGAIAAGASQEQVNELVTFGRELSVAFQVTDDLLNVRADPQEYGKEIGGDLWEGKRTLILLHALRTTSASERGRAVEILSRPRPPSDKVAQVQDLLDHLVRLEQLTPVGRAELEQAVWGGPTTVKTLAEVQWLSDLVRRQGSIDYAAGAARRHAEAAATRLEGLEWLSPSPHRAVIEGLVRYVHERSR is encoded by the coding sequence ATGGCGGACTGTCGCCGTCTGGTGACCGAGGAGATCTGCCGGCTCTTCGACCACCGCAGCGAGCACCGGGACGTGCTCTACCGCCTCATCCTCGACTACCCGCTGCGCGACGGGAAGGCGCTCCGGCCGACGCTGGCGATCGCGACGTGCCGCGCGCTCGGCGGCGACGTCGAGGCGGTGTTGCCGACGGCCGCCACCCTCGAGCTCTACCACAACGCCTTCCTCGTGCACGACGACGTCGAGGACGACTCGATGATGCGGCGGGGCCGGCCCACCCTCCACGTCGAGCACGGCGTCCCGATCGCGGTGAACGTCGGCGACGCGATGTTCTGCCTCTCGCTCAAGCCGCTCCTCGACAACGTGGAGGTCGTCGGTCTCGGTCCGGCGCTGCGGATCCTCGAGACGGTTGCCCACATGACCCAGGAGTCGGTGGAGGGCCAGGCGATCGAGCTCGACTGGATTCGACACAACCGTTGGGAGCTGGAGGACGCGGACTACGTCGACATGGTCGTGCAGAAGACCGGTTGGTACAGCTTCATCGTGCCCATGCAGGTCGGCGCGATCGCCGCGGGTGCTTCCCAGGAACAGGTGAACGAGCTGGTAACCTTCGGGCGCGAGCTGAGCGTCGCCTTCCAGGTCACCGACGACCTGCTCAACGTGCGGGCCGATCCCCAGGAGTACGGCAAGGAGATCGGCGGCGACCTGTGGGAAGGCAAACGCACGCTGATCCTCCTGCACGCGCTGCGTACCACGAGCGCCTCCGAACGCGGACGTGCAGTGGAGATCCTGTCCCGGCCGCGGCCACCCAGCGACAAGGTCGCGCAGGTTCAAGATCTCCTCGACCACCTCGTGCGCCTCGAGCAGCTCACGCCCGTCGGTCGCGCCGAGCTCGAGCAGGCGGTCTGGGGCGGGCCAACCACGGTGAAGACCTTGGCGGAGGTGCAGTGGTTGTCCGATCTCGTTCGCCGGCAGGGCTCGATCGACTACGCGGCCGGCGCGGCTCGCAGGCACGCCGAGGCCGCCGCGACGCGGCTCGAGGGTCTCGAATGGCTGTCGCCGTCGCCCCACCGCGCCGTGATCGAGGGCCTGGTGCGCTATGTGCACGAGCGGAGCCGATGA